The Hyphococcus flavus genome contains a region encoding:
- a CDS encoding LL-diaminopimelate aminotransferase: protein MAEQEEFYRIQKLPPYVFEEVNTLKAKLRAGGRDIIDLGMGNPDMPTPAHIVEKLVETARNPKAHRYSVSRGIIGLRRAMARYYKRRFDVELSPETEIVATIGSKEGFANLAQAITGPGDVILAPNPAYPIHAFGFIIAGGVIAAVPAPSPEAYLKGVADAIQVSHMKPRAIVLNYPSNPTAQVVDLCFYKEAVALAKKHDIYILSDLAYGEIFFGENPPPSILQVDGARDIAVEINSLSKTFAMAGWRMGMAVGNERLINALARVKSYLDYGAFTPIQVAAVAALDGPWDCVEEIRSIYKARRDTLIEHFSMAGWDIPSPEASMFAWAPIPEKFREMGSVEFAKLLIERADVAVAPGLGFGEEGDGHVRIGLVENQQRIRQAARNLKKVLKES, encoded by the coding sequence ATGGCCGAGCAAGAAGAATTCTACCGCATTCAAAAACTGCCGCCTTACGTGTTCGAGGAAGTGAACACGCTGAAGGCGAAGCTGCGCGCCGGCGGGCGCGATATCATTGATCTCGGCATGGGCAACCCGGATATGCCGACGCCAGCCCACATCGTCGAAAAACTGGTTGAAACAGCGCGTAACCCGAAAGCGCATCGTTATTCGGTTTCACGCGGCATTATAGGTCTGCGCCGCGCCATGGCGCGTTATTACAAGCGACGGTTCGATGTTGAACTTTCGCCGGAAACGGAAATTGTTGCGACTATCGGGTCGAAGGAAGGGTTTGCGAATCTCGCGCAGGCGATTACCGGTCCGGGCGATGTGATCCTCGCGCCGAATCCGGCTTATCCCATTCACGCCTTTGGCTTCATCATCGCTGGCGGCGTGATTGCCGCCGTGCCTGCGCCGTCGCCCGAGGCGTATTTGAAAGGCGTCGCCGACGCCATTCAGGTCTCGCACATGAAACCGCGGGCGATAGTGTTGAATTATCCGTCGAACCCGACCGCGCAGGTCGTCGACCTTTGTTTCTATAAGGAAGCCGTGGCGCTCGCGAAAAAGCATGACATCTACATTCTTTCTGACCTTGCCTATGGCGAAATTTTCTTCGGCGAAAACCCGCCGCCATCGATTTTGCAGGTGGATGGCGCGCGCGACATCGCCGTTGAAATCAACTCCTTGTCGAAAACCTTCGCTATGGCGGGATGGCGTATGGGCATGGCGGTCGGGAATGAACGGCTGATCAACGCGCTGGCGCGGGTCAAATCCTATCTAGATTATGGCGCCTTCACGCCGATCCAGGTTGCGGCGGTGGCCGCCCTTGACGGACCATGGGATTGTGTCGAGGAAATCCGCAGTATCTATAAAGCACGCCGGGATACGCTGATCGAACATTTCAGCATGGCGGGCTGGGATATTCCGTCCCCGGAGGCTTCGATGTTCGCCTGGGCGCCGATCCCGGAAAAATTCCGCGAGATGGGTTCGGTCGAATTTGCAAAATTGCTGATAGAACGCGCCGATGTCGCCGTGGCGCCAGGCCTCGGCTTCGGCGAGGAAGGGGACGGCCATGTGCGCATCGGCCTCGTTGAAAACCAACAACGCATACGGCAAGCTGCGAGAAACCTGAAAAAGGTGTTGAAAGAAAGTTAG
- a CDS encoding helix-turn-helix domain-containing protein — MEFSYFEPAPELRQFVSSYYFVSLPFEIADIMRAEIANARFILEGTVWSDLSGEYEAFPAGASVLCGPTYRWSRIKFAEHTRVFGAAITPLGWRRMFAMSAEEAADLHLPFAEAVPAENRSLIDGVFTAADNQQVVAAADKLFLSLVTDERSVHEDFIKQATDWIVDPEPNEIEHLLDNVDFSHRQVERLCKAYFGSGPKKLHRKFRALHAANRLTWQNLDDWRDVARTAYYDQAHFIREFKQFNGRTPKEFMDGPHILVRMTLEERLKINHASPFSLVG, encoded by the coding sequence GTGGAGTTCTCATATTTTGAACCGGCGCCGGAACTGCGTCAGTTCGTGAGCAGCTATTATTTCGTATCGCTGCCGTTCGAGATTGCCGACATTATGCGTGCGGAAATCGCCAACGCCCGTTTCATCCTTGAGGGAACGGTGTGGTCGGACTTGTCCGGCGAGTATGAGGCGTTTCCCGCAGGCGCGTCGGTGTTATGCGGGCCAACCTATCGCTGGAGCCGTATCAAATTCGCGGAGCATACAAGGGTTTTCGGCGCGGCGATTACGCCGCTCGGCTGGCGGCGCATGTTCGCTATGAGCGCGGAAGAGGCCGCCGATCTGCACTTACCGTTTGCTGAAGCGGTTCCGGCAGAGAACAGGTCATTGATCGATGGCGTCTTCACAGCGGCGGACAACCAGCAAGTCGTTGCCGCAGCCGATAAACTTTTCTTATCGCTCGTCACTGACGAACGCAGCGTCCATGAAGATTTCATCAAACAGGCGACGGACTGGATCGTCGACCCGGAGCCGAACGAGATTGAACATCTGCTTGACAATGTTGATTTTTCACATCGGCAAGTGGAACGTCTGTGTAAGGCCTATTTTGGATCAGGGCCAAAGAAACTGCACCGTAAATTTCGCGCATTACATGCGGCGAACCGCCTGACCTGGCAAAATCTCGATGACTGGCGCGATGTTGCGCGTACCGCGTATTACGATCAGGCGCACTTCATCCGCGAGTTCAAACAGTTCAACGGCCGCACGCCGAAGGAATTTATGGACGGCCCGCACATCCTTGTGCGGATGACGCTGGAAGAACGGTTGAAGATCAACCATGCATCGCCGTTCAGTCTGGTGGGGTAG